A section of the Rubritalea squalenifaciens DSM 18772 genome encodes:
- the metE gene encoding 5-methyltetrahydropteroyltriglutamate--homocysteine S-methyltransferase yields MKSLTTHIGGYPRIGAQRELKWALEKYWSSKITRDELEQTASELRQRHWQEQQGAGLSFVTTNDFSFYDQVLDTACVFGIVPERFGLSNTAVSLDDYFSLARGNKDHAALALTKWFNTNYHYLVPEISEKIDFTLNPDHILIPIREAIELGHNPKPVLIGPVTLLSLSRPARGSQINPLSRLPELLPHYAKLLQEIKAEGVEWIQIDEPILSCDLSPEQHKALASAYDYLSNTGTRPNILLASYYGKIANNLNRTLTLPVEGFHIDAVSAPEDICTAARYLPEGKVLSIGIVDAQNIWINDLNQSRATIEQVASRVPKELIWIGTSCSLQHVPHQLDSENHLDANILNWLAFAKEKLNEVSLLSRLFNDDHEESRFAHNATLIESRKTAAGSYVDSVRQRVSTELPKITLKRTAFETRQKSQREQLKLPLLPTTTIGSFPQTSEIRQARAKFRKGGLSHAQYQSFLQQKTKECIEHQEKLGLDVLVHGEFERNDMVEYFAEGLEGFAVTEFGWVQSYGSRCTKPPIIWGDVHRPKAITLDWIRYAQSLTNKPVKGMLTGTTTILQWSFIRTDIPRIEVSQQIALALRDEVLDLEASGTKIIQLDEAALREGLPLRKDEQAAYLEESCHSFLISTSGVEDSTQIHTHMCYSQFDAIFDTIIDLDADVISIETTRNRMALLDVFQQKNYPNEIGPGVWDIHSPRVPSVEEISDLIQRALQHIPAERLWINPDCGLKTRAWPETIASLKHLVQATLSARANLSEKFVSH; encoded by the coding sequence ATGAAATCACTCACCACACATATCGGCGGTTACCCAAGGATCGGTGCCCAGCGAGAACTCAAATGGGCATTGGAGAAATACTGGTCCTCCAAGATTACCCGCGATGAACTTGAGCAAACAGCTTCCGAGCTACGTCAACGTCACTGGCAGGAGCAGCAAGGTGCCGGACTAAGCTTCGTCACCACCAATGACTTTTCCTTCTATGACCAGGTGCTAGATACAGCTTGCGTCTTTGGAATCGTGCCTGAAAGATTCGGCCTCTCAAATACCGCGGTCTCACTAGACGACTACTTCAGTTTAGCTAGAGGCAACAAAGACCATGCCGCACTTGCTCTCACAAAATGGTTCAATACCAATTACCACTACCTGGTACCAGAGATCTCTGAAAAAATAGACTTCACGCTCAATCCGGATCACATCCTGATTCCAATAAGAGAGGCGATCGAACTAGGCCACAATCCCAAGCCAGTTCTCATTGGACCAGTCACACTACTGAGCCTATCCAGACCAGCCCGTGGAAGCCAGATCAACCCGTTGAGCCGACTACCGGAGCTGTTGCCTCACTATGCAAAATTGCTCCAAGAGATCAAAGCTGAGGGTGTGGAATGGATTCAAATCGATGAACCAATTCTCAGCTGTGACCTCTCACCAGAGCAACACAAGGCTCTAGCTTCTGCTTACGACTATCTGAGCAACACGGGGACACGTCCAAACATTCTCCTCGCTAGCTATTACGGCAAAATCGCGAACAACCTGAACCGCACTCTCACTTTACCAGTGGAGGGATTCCACATTGATGCGGTATCAGCCCCAGAGGATATTTGCACTGCTGCCCGCTATCTGCCTGAAGGCAAGGTTCTCTCTATCGGAATCGTGGATGCACAGAACATCTGGATCAATGATCTCAATCAGAGCCGAGCTACGATAGAACAAGTAGCCTCACGCGTGCCCAAAGAACTAATCTGGATTGGAACCTCATGCTCGCTACAGCATGTTCCCCATCAGCTTGATTCTGAGAACCATCTTGATGCTAACATCCTCAATTGGCTGGCCTTCGCAAAAGAGAAACTCAATGAAGTATCCCTACTTTCACGGCTTTTCAATGATGATCATGAGGAATCAAGGTTTGCTCACAATGCAACGCTCATCGAGAGCAGAAAGACAGCGGCCGGCTCCTATGTAGATTCAGTCCGTCAGCGAGTGTCCACAGAACTGCCAAAAATCACTCTAAAGCGTACTGCCTTCGAGACACGTCAGAAGTCACAGCGCGAACAGCTTAAGCTCCCCTTACTCCCCACCACCACGATTGGCTCCTTCCCGCAGACTTCTGAAATCCGCCAAGCGCGAGCTAAGTTCCGAAAAGGTGGATTATCACACGCTCAGTATCAAAGCTTCCTCCAACAAAAGACCAAGGAATGTATCGAACATCAAGAAAAGCTCGGGCTGGATGTCCTCGTCCATGGCGAATTTGAGCGTAATGATATGGTCGAGTACTTTGCGGAAGGTTTGGAGGGCTTTGCGGTCACTGAGTTTGGCTGGGTACAATCCTATGGATCACGCTGCACCAAGCCACCTATTATCTGGGGTGATGTTCATCGCCCCAAAGCAATTACCTTGGATTGGATCAGATATGCGCAATCCCTGACCAACAAGCCAGTCAAAGGCATGTTGACGGGCACCACAACGATCCTGCAATGGTCTTTCATCCGCACGGATATACCTCGCATTGAAGTGTCTCAGCAGATTGCACTCGCACTCAGGGATGAAGTTCTTGATCTGGAAGCCTCTGGTACTAAGATCATCCAACTTGATGAAGCCGCCCTCCGTGAAGGACTTCCGCTCAGGAAAGACGAACAAGCAGCCTACTTGGAGGAATCATGCCATTCATTCCTGATTTCAACATCGGGAGTGGAAGACTCGACACAGATCCACACGCATATGTGTTACTCGCAGTTTGATGCGATTTTTGACACCATCATCGATCTTGATGCGGATGTCATCTCCATCGAAACGACGAGGAACCGCATGGCTCTACTCGACGTCTTCCAACAGAAAAACTATCCGAACGAGATTGGTCCAGGAG
- a CDS encoding LysR family transcriptional regulator: MSILEIRHFDTLMAIAETGSVTRASERLCLSQSALSHQVKALEEEYGGELFIRKTSPIQWTRLGERLLGLSYDVRRLVTDAERDLSKIQQGVAGQLRIAVECHSCFDWLMPAMDMFRRAWPEVEMDLISGFHADPGGLLDEGRADLVIISQKSRRKETDFYPLFQFEMPCLLANDHPLAKKEYLTARDFEMETLITYPIPEERMDVYRKVLRPGGVQPRDTRRTELTVAILQLVASKRGVSVLPRWAVAKYLDEGYICERKITKNGLLSELYAAIRRESSHQAYMQDFMRMMKVTMGGMFSDVKILDN, translated from the coding sequence ATGAGCATCTTGGAGATTCGTCATTTTGATACCCTCATGGCTATTGCGGAAACGGGAAGTGTGACTCGGGCGTCAGAGCGCTTGTGTCTCAGCCAGAGTGCTTTGTCGCATCAGGTAAAAGCTCTGGAAGAGGAGTATGGGGGAGAACTATTCATCCGTAAAACCTCACCGATCCAATGGACGCGATTAGGAGAGCGCTTGTTAGGACTGTCTTACGACGTCAGAAGACTCGTGACAGATGCCGAACGGGACTTGAGCAAGATTCAGCAAGGTGTGGCCGGACAATTACGCATCGCGGTGGAATGTCATTCATGTTTCGACTGGCTTATGCCGGCCATGGATATGTTTCGCAGGGCGTGGCCCGAGGTGGAGATGGATCTGATCTCAGGATTCCATGCTGATCCGGGCGGTCTGCTCGATGAGGGGAGGGCGGATTTGGTAATCATTTCACAGAAGTCCCGCCGCAAGGAGACCGACTTTTATCCCTTGTTCCAGTTTGAAATGCCTTGCTTGCTGGCTAACGATCATCCCTTGGCGAAAAAGGAGTATCTGACGGCGCGTGATTTTGAGATGGAGACCTTGATAACCTATCCTATTCCGGAGGAACGTATGGATGTTTACCGTAAGGTACTGCGCCCAGGAGGTGTACAGCCAAGAGACACCAGACGTACTGAACTGACCGTCGCAATTCTGCAGTTAGTGGCCAGCAAACGAGGGGTATCTGTCCTACCACGCTGGGCAGTGGCCAAGTATCTGGACGAGGGTTATATCTGTGAACGCAAGATCACCAAGAACGGATTACTAAGTGAACTCTACGCGGCAATTCGCCGTGAGAGCTCTCATCAGGCCTATATGCAGGATTTCATGCGCATGATGAAGGTGACTATGGGAGGCATGTTCTCCGACGTAAAGATTCTGGATAATTGA
- the xseA gene encoding exodeoxyribonuclease VII large subunit: MADEKTLTVTRLVRKMRNLLEIELGEVWVEGEVSNLRRQASGHIYFTLKDENAQMSCVMFRGNAVKSKVQPENGMQVKLFGEVSVYEARGSVQLIVRSVENAGEGELQAKFEALKRKLDAEGLFDQDKKKSLPPFPMRVGLITSGTGAALQDMLHVLERRAPWVQPVLYPVQVQGKGAEMGIAKAIDEWSEWEENGLPQVDVLIVGRGGGSLEDLWNFNEEVVARAIAACSLPIVSAVGHEIDFTIADFLADMRAPTPSAAAEIVVPDGDELRDRLSNLSTLMNRRVESEIRHFDTTIASMRRGALSRSVDRLLLEPMQRVAQLGRDLELAVEDQVSEQELRVREVRLRHANVHPERVIERREEYLQSKKSALENVLQSTLQRMSDKLQRKADLLRTLGPESAFARGFSVTTDKDGKIIKSISKMKEGDVIVTRLGDGTKESVIKE; the protein is encoded by the coding sequence ATGGCTGATGAGAAGACTTTGACAGTGACCAGGCTCGTTCGGAAGATGCGTAATCTTCTGGAGATCGAGCTTGGTGAGGTATGGGTGGAAGGTGAAGTCTCAAACTTACGCAGACAGGCGAGCGGCCACATCTACTTCACTCTGAAGGATGAAAATGCCCAGATGAGCTGTGTGATGTTCCGAGGCAATGCCGTGAAGTCCAAAGTTCAGCCAGAAAACGGCATGCAGGTGAAGTTGTTTGGTGAGGTGTCGGTCTACGAAGCCAGGGGCAGCGTACAGTTGATTGTGCGCTCTGTGGAAAATGCAGGCGAGGGGGAACTGCAGGCAAAGTTCGAAGCCTTGAAGCGCAAGCTTGATGCCGAGGGACTGTTTGATCAGGATAAGAAGAAGTCTCTGCCACCTTTCCCCATGAGAGTAGGGCTCATTACTTCTGGTACAGGAGCAGCACTGCAGGATATGCTGCATGTGTTAGAGCGTAGAGCGCCGTGGGTTCAACCTGTCCTTTATCCAGTCCAGGTGCAGGGTAAAGGGGCCGAGATGGGGATTGCCAAGGCGATTGATGAATGGAGCGAATGGGAGGAAAACGGTTTGCCTCAGGTGGATGTGCTCATTGTGGGGCGTGGTGGCGGATCGCTTGAGGACCTGTGGAATTTCAATGAAGAGGTCGTAGCTCGTGCCATTGCTGCTTGTAGTTTGCCGATTGTCAGCGCGGTGGGACATGAGATTGATTTTACGATTGCTGATTTTTTAGCGGATATGCGCGCGCCAACACCAAGTGCTGCTGCAGAAATTGTGGTTCCCGATGGTGACGAACTCAGGGATAGACTGAGTAACTTATCTACGCTGATGAACCGTAGGGTTGAAAGTGAGATCAGACATTTTGATACGACCATCGCTTCTATGCGTCGCGGGGCCTTGTCTCGTTCAGTAGATAGACTCTTACTGGAGCCCATGCAGCGTGTGGCTCAGCTGGGCAGAGATTTGGAACTCGCCGTGGAGGATCAAGTGAGTGAGCAGGAATTACGTGTCCGCGAGGTGAGGCTCAGGCATGCCAATGTGCATCCCGAGAGAGTAATCGAACGCCGTGAGGAATATCTACAGAGCAAAAAGTCAGCTCTGGAGAATGTACTGCAATCTACCCTACAGCGCATGTCTGATAAGCTGCAAAGAAAGGCGGACCTCCTCAGGACACTTGGGCCAGAGAGTGCCTTTGCCCGCGGGTTTTCTGTAACCACGGACAAAGACGGTAAGATCATCAAAAGTATTTCCAAGATGAAAGAGGGGGATGTCATCGTGACCCGACTTGGGGATGGCACCAAGGAGTCAGTTAT